In one Bryobacteraceae bacterium genomic region, the following are encoded:
- a CDS encoding gamma-glutamyltransferase, whose translation MRVFLAIFILVLGVGAQEREPLARRVSRGLRGGVAAGTDHGTEVGLRIFHQGGNAVDAGVAMTLAGSVAEYSHFGFGGEAPILIRTKDGKVYSIAGIGTMPKAATADFFRNRRMQPGEVFADSIEPDGLKGMVPVAGLMPAVVPGMVDAVLVALKHFGTMSFEQAVEPAIELADGMPIDEMRAGSIARSRRFFDLWPTSLRVFVPNGQLVYPGQVFRQPDLARTMRKMVEAEQRALKSGASRAVAIDAVRDYFYRGEIAKKIDQFVKEHNGLLRYDDMAAFKLQPEEAATTTYRGYEVYKPGFWSQGPTLLEALNILEGWDLRTLRHNSAEYLHRVVEALKLAYADRDTYYGDPKFSKIPAERLLSKEYGAERRAEVGSRGSIDFRPGNVPGMKPNHPSETEMVFLRIDDALMARDTTCVDAIDKDGVMFSATPSGAWLPSVIAGDTGIPLTQRAQSFLLVPGHPNELAGGKRPRITLSPTLVTKGGKPVLALSTPGGDNQDQALLQLFLNVVEFGMGVEEAVEAPRFQTRHLVSSFDNHAMGRGELLLDTRIPASVARDLAGRGHRVSTRSKWASGSSPVMILSRGTGVIESAADPFGFRAAAAAW comes from the coding sequence TTTTCTGGCAATTTTCATCCTCGTTCTGGGCGTAGGCGCGCAGGAGCGGGAGCCGTTGGCGCGGCGGGTGTCGCGCGGACTTCGCGGCGGCGTGGCGGCGGGAACCGATCACGGCACCGAGGTGGGGCTGCGGATTTTCCATCAGGGCGGAAACGCGGTGGACGCGGGTGTGGCGATGACGCTGGCGGGATCGGTGGCGGAGTATTCGCATTTTGGATTCGGCGGCGAGGCTCCGATTCTGATCCGGACGAAGGATGGGAAGGTCTATTCGATCGCGGGGATCGGGACGATGCCGAAGGCGGCGACGGCGGATTTCTTCCGGAACCGGCGGATGCAGCCGGGCGAGGTGTTCGCCGATTCGATTGAGCCGGACGGTTTGAAGGGCATGGTTCCGGTGGCTGGACTGATGCCAGCGGTGGTTCCGGGGATGGTGGACGCGGTACTGGTGGCGTTGAAACACTTCGGGACGATGTCGTTCGAGCAGGCAGTGGAGCCCGCGATCGAGCTCGCGGACGGGATGCCGATCGACGAGATGCGGGCGGGGTCGATCGCACGGTCGCGGCGGTTCTTCGATTTGTGGCCGACGTCGCTGCGGGTGTTCGTGCCGAACGGGCAGTTGGTGTATCCGGGGCAGGTTTTCCGGCAGCCGGACCTGGCGCGAACGATGCGGAAAATGGTGGAGGCCGAGCAGCGGGCGTTGAAATCCGGCGCGTCGCGAGCCGTGGCGATCGACGCGGTGCGGGACTACTTCTACCGGGGCGAGATCGCGAAGAAGATCGACCAGTTCGTGAAAGAGCACAACGGGCTGCTGCGATACGACGACATGGCGGCGTTCAAGCTGCAGCCGGAGGAGGCGGCGACCACGACGTATCGCGGCTACGAGGTGTACAAGCCGGGGTTCTGGAGCCAGGGTCCGACGCTGCTCGAGGCGTTGAACATCCTGGAGGGTTGGGATCTGCGGACGCTGCGGCACAACTCGGCCGAGTATCTGCACCGGGTGGTGGAGGCGTTGAAGCTGGCGTATGCGGATCGCGATACTTATTACGGCGATCCTAAGTTTTCGAAGATTCCGGCCGAGAGGCTGCTTTCGAAGGAGTATGGCGCGGAGCGGCGGGCGGAGGTGGGGTCGCGCGGGTCAATCGATTTCCGGCCGGGGAACGTTCCGGGGATGAAGCCGAATCATCCGTCGGAAACGGAGATGGTGTTCCTGCGGATCGACGACGCGCTGATGGCGCGGGATACGACGTGCGTGGATGCGATCGACAAAGACGGCGTGATGTTTTCGGCGACGCCTTCGGGGGCATGGCTGCCGTCGGTAATCGCGGGCGACACGGGGATTCCGCTGACGCAGCGGGCGCAGAGTTTCCTGCTTGTGCCGGGGCATCCGAACGAACTGGCGGGCGGGAAGCGTCCGCGGATTACGCTGAGTCCGACGCTGGTGACGAAGGGCGGGAAACCGGTGCTGGCGCTTTCGACTCCGGGCGGCGATAACCAGGATCAGGCGCTGCTGCAGTTGTTCCTGAACGTGGTGGAGTTCGGGATGGGCGTGGAAGAGGCGGTGGAGGCGCCGCGGTTCCAGACGCGGCACCTGGTATCGTCGTTCGACAATCATGCGATGGGGCGTGGGGAACTGCTGCTCGATACGCGGATTCCGGCGTCGGTGGCGCGGGATCTGGCGGGGCGAGGGCACCGGGTTTCGACGCGATCGAAGTGGGCGAGCGGGTCATCGCCGGTGATGATCCTGTCGCGGGGCACGGGGGTGATCGAGTCCGCGGCGGATCCGTTCGGGTTCCGTGCGGCGGCGGCGGCGTGGTGA
- a CDS encoding tripartite tricarboxylate transporter permease — protein MSGDILQGLAAVMHVDVIAFLLAGVILGAVFGALPGLTATMGVAVLTPLTFWISAEKGLAMLLGIYCGAIPSGGIPAVLLNIPGTPASIAATWDGFPLTRGGRPGLALGINALGSLAGQWVSILFLAVAAFPIAAFGLRFGPAEYAGLALFGISLMAGVSGGKVVKGMLAGMLGLALATIGLDPMTAYPRYTMGRSELLDGIAFVPVMIGLFGLGEVLSELTSAASAKPQLGGALGRVWPTLAEWKRMLPHGLAGSGIGTLIGAVPAAGGDIASVISWEQSRRASANKDEFGKGAIEGLAAAAASSNAAIGGAMTSMLTLGIPGDAPSAVLIGALLIHGLQPGPLLFRDHRPLVFTIIFLMLGAAFLTAVIGLAGARVLARITQVPDRLLWAGVVLLGVVGSYALNNSVTDVWVMFAAGLAGAGFRRLGVPMGPLVLGLILGPMMESNLRRALILSRGEWTSLFEKPIAVFFVVASVVSIVGPLLRARRR, from the coding sequence ATGAGCGGCGACATCCTGCAGGGGCTGGCCGCGGTGATGCACGTGGACGTGATCGCGTTTCTGCTGGCGGGCGTGATTCTGGGCGCGGTGTTCGGGGCGCTGCCGGGTTTGACGGCGACGATGGGCGTGGCGGTGCTGACGCCGCTGACGTTTTGGATTTCGGCGGAAAAGGGCCTGGCGATGCTGCTGGGGATCTATTGCGGGGCGATTCCTTCAGGCGGCATCCCGGCTGTGCTGCTGAACATTCCGGGGACGCCGGCGTCGATCGCGGCGACGTGGGACGGTTTCCCGCTGACGCGCGGGGGACGGCCGGGCCTCGCGCTTGGCATCAACGCGCTGGGTTCACTCGCCGGGCAGTGGGTGAGCATCTTGTTCCTGGCGGTGGCGGCGTTTCCGATCGCGGCGTTCGGGCTGCGGTTCGGACCGGCGGAATACGCGGGGCTGGCGCTGTTCGGCATCAGCCTGATGGCGGGTGTGAGCGGAGGCAAAGTGGTGAAGGGGATGCTGGCCGGGATGCTGGGGCTGGCGCTGGCGACGATCGGGCTGGACCCGATGACGGCGTACCCGCGGTACACGATGGGACGGAGCGAACTGCTCGACGGGATCGCTTTCGTGCCGGTGATGATCGGGCTGTTTGGATTGGGCGAGGTGCTGTCGGAGCTGACGTCGGCGGCTTCGGCGAAGCCGCAACTGGGCGGCGCGCTGGGGCGGGTATGGCCAACGCTGGCGGAATGGAAGCGGATGCTGCCGCATGGGCTGGCGGGATCCGGAATCGGGACGCTGATCGGGGCGGTGCCGGCGGCGGGCGGAGACATCGCGTCGGTGATTTCGTGGGAGCAGAGCCGGCGCGCGTCTGCGAACAAGGACGAGTTCGGGAAGGGCGCGATCGAGGGACTGGCGGCGGCGGCGGCGTCCTCCAACGCGGCGATCGGCGGGGCGATGACGTCAATGTTGACGCTGGGGATACCGGGCGACGCGCCGTCGGCGGTGCTGATCGGCGCGCTGTTGATTCACGGGCTGCAACCGGGTCCGCTGTTGTTCCGGGATCACCGCCCGCTGGTGTTCACGATCATCTTCCTGATGCTGGGGGCGGCTTTTTTGACGGCGGTGATCGGGCTGGCGGGTGCACGGGTGCTGGCGCGGATCACGCAGGTTCCGGACCGATTGCTGTGGGCGGGCGTCGTGCTGCTGGGAGTGGTAGGGTCGTACGCGTTGAACAACTCAGTGACCGATGTCTGGGTTATGTTCGCGGCGGGGCTGGCCGGGGCGGGCTTCCGGCGGCTGGGGGTCCCTATGGGTCCGCTGGTGCTTGGGCTGATCCTCGGGCCGATGATGGAATCGAACTTACGGCGTGCGCTGATCTTGAGCCGCGGCGAGTGGACTTCGCTTTTTGAGAAGCCGATCGCCGTGTTCTTTGTCGTTGCGAGCGTGGTCTCGATCGTTGGTCCGCTATTGCGGGCGCGGCGGCGGTGA
- a CDS encoding tripartite tricarboxylate transporter substrate binding protein — protein MLTGCSQDAGPYPSREIRLIVQAAPGGLSDTVSRITASVMEKELGAPVVCENKPGAAGALAFSYVARQAPDGYTIGHAPVELTMVRSLGFANVGPEDTDLLALVSKAQPAIAVLPDAPWATLAEFVEAARAKPGYFVVGNSGTGSIWHINALLFERQTRTRLIHCPFAGSSGSITALLGGHIDAVVAAAGEVIPQVKAGRVRVLAVFGKERSPVMPDAPASLEQGFDFGASAWSGFFAPKGLDPAVRAKLEKAVSAAYASEAFQKVCRERGIEPSLLVGSEFAKFARSEAAFYDGTLPSLLRGEP, from the coding sequence TTGCTGACCGGGTGTTCGCAAGACGCGGGACCGTACCCGTCGCGCGAGATCCGGTTGATCGTGCAGGCGGCTCCCGGTGGGCTTTCCGATACGGTGTCGCGGATCACGGCGAGCGTGATGGAGAAAGAGCTCGGGGCGCCGGTGGTGTGCGAGAACAAGCCGGGGGCGGCGGGGGCGCTGGCGTTTTCCTACGTGGCGAGGCAGGCGCCGGACGGGTACACGATCGGGCATGCGCCGGTGGAGTTGACGATGGTGCGGTCATTGGGGTTTGCGAACGTGGGTCCGGAAGACACGGATCTGCTGGCGCTGGTGTCGAAGGCGCAGCCGGCGATCGCGGTGCTGCCGGACGCTCCGTGGGCGACGCTGGCCGAATTCGTGGAGGCGGCGCGGGCCAAGCCGGGGTATTTCGTGGTGGGCAATTCGGGGACGGGATCGATCTGGCATATCAACGCGCTATTGTTCGAGCGGCAGACGCGGACGAGACTGATTCACTGTCCGTTCGCGGGGTCGTCAGGGTCAATCACGGCGCTGCTGGGCGGGCATATCGATGCGGTGGTGGCGGCGGCGGGCGAAGTGATCCCGCAGGTGAAAGCGGGCCGGGTGCGAGTGCTGGCGGTATTCGGGAAGGAGCGGTCACCGGTGATGCCGGACGCGCCGGCGTCGTTGGAACAGGGATTCGATTTCGGCGCGTCGGCATGGAGCGGATTCTTTGCGCCGAAGGGGTTGGACCCGGCCGTGCGGGCGAAGTTGGAGAAGGCGGTGTCGGCGGCGTACGCGAGCGAGGCATTTCAAAAAGTCTGCCGGGAGAGGGGCATCGAGCCGTCGTTGCTGGTGGGGAGCGAGTTCGCGAAGTTCGCGCGAAGCGAGGCTGCGTTTTACGACGGGACGCTACCGTCGCTGCTGCGGGGTGAACCATGA
- a CDS encoding pyridoxamine 5'-phosphate oxidase family protein, with product MAQASLQQLARELAAKETVGTLCSMSRRHPGYPFGSVMPYALDAEGRPVLLISTLAMHTKNLVEDPRASLMIAESVAAEEALVAARVTLVGDVREVEESEVRGLYLARHPDAAQWVDFGDFAFFRMEVLDIYYVGGFGVMGWVTPGEYAAVG from the coding sequence ATGGCCCAAGCCTCGCTTCAACAACTGGCCCGCGAACTGGCGGCGAAAGAGACGGTGGGAACGTTATGCTCGATGTCGCGAAGGCATCCGGGGTACCCATTCGGGTCCGTGATGCCGTACGCGCTCGACGCCGAGGGACGGCCGGTGTTGCTGATCAGCACGCTGGCGATGCACACGAAGAATCTGGTGGAGGATCCGCGGGCGAGCCTGATGATCGCGGAGTCCGTGGCGGCGGAGGAAGCGCTGGTGGCGGCGCGGGTGACGCTGGTGGGCGACGTGCGGGAGGTGGAAGAGAGCGAGGTGCGGGGGTTGTATCTGGCGCGGCATCCGGACGCGGCGCAGTGGGTGGATTTCGGAGACTTCGCGTTTTTCCGGATGGAGGTTTTGGATATTTACTATGTCGGCGGGTTTGGGGTGATGGGGTGGGTGACGCCTGGTGAGTATGCGGCGGTGGGTTAG
- a CDS encoding DUF72 domain-containing protein has protein sequence MENLWLFEPEVPEFRKKLKEKLDKAAAKGVYLGGSSWKYEGWMGQIYTPERYTFRGKVSHKRFEEDCLAEYSEVFPVVCGDFSFYQFPTPQYWQKLFASAGPTLRFAFKAPEEVTVAVWPTQPRYGERGGQPNGSFLDANVFERLFLDALAPWRDRVAVLIFEFGAFPRGVFEGVEAFAEELDRFLGALPGGWRYAVEIRNAEFLAPEYLAVLRRHDVAHVLNAWSRMPELGTQLAVSGVLTTDIVVSRALLRFGRVYEDAVRRFEPYSEVADVNPEARHAMAAIARTAVSSGRRAYIFVNNRLEGNAPSTMDAVLDEFLD, from the coding sequence ATGGAGAACCTGTGGCTGTTCGAGCCTGAAGTTCCGGAATTCCGCAAGAAGCTCAAAGAGAAGCTGGACAAGGCCGCGGCGAAGGGCGTGTACCTGGGCGGGAGCTCGTGGAAGTACGAGGGGTGGATGGGGCAGATCTACACGCCGGAGCGGTACACGTTTCGCGGGAAGGTGAGCCACAAGCGATTCGAGGAAGACTGCCTTGCGGAGTATTCGGAAGTGTTCCCGGTGGTGTGCGGGGATTTTTCGTTCTACCAGTTCCCGACGCCGCAGTATTGGCAAAAGCTGTTCGCGTCGGCGGGGCCGACTCTGCGGTTCGCGTTCAAGGCGCCGGAAGAGGTCACCGTGGCGGTGTGGCCGACGCAGCCGCGCTACGGGGAGCGGGGCGGGCAGCCGAACGGATCGTTTTTGGACGCCAATGTTTTCGAGCGGCTGTTTCTGGATGCGCTGGCGCCGTGGCGGGATCGCGTGGCGGTATTGATCTTCGAGTTCGGCGCGTTTCCGCGCGGAGTGTTCGAGGGGGTGGAGGCGTTCGCGGAAGAACTGGACCGGTTTCTGGGCGCGCTGCCCGGAGGTTGGCGGTACGCGGTGGAGATCCGGAACGCGGAGTTTCTCGCGCCTGAGTACCTGGCGGTGCTGCGGCGTCACGACGTGGCGCACGTGTTGAACGCGTGGAGCCGGATGCCGGAGTTGGGGACGCAACTGGCGGTATCCGGGGTATTGACAACGGACATCGTGGTGTCGCGCGCGCTGCTGCGATTCGGCCGGGTCTATGAGGACGCAGTGCGGCGGTTCGAGCCTTACAGCGAGGTGGCGGATGTGAATCCGGAGGCGCGGCACGCGATGGCGGCGATCGCGCGGACGGCGGTCTCGAGCGGACGGCGAGCGTACATTTTCGTGAACAACCGGTTGGAAGGGAACGCGCCGTCGACGATGGACGCGGTGTTGGACGAGTTCCTCGACTGA
- a CDS encoding tripartite tricarboxylate transporter TctB family protein, whose product MNADRVSGALFLAVAAVLAAGARGFPAGVGPLPGPAFFPLVIAAVMAALAVVLLARGQAGEAASGGSGRLQATVIGAIAVYLALWGVGGFAPRTVVFLTALLWMFGEPVKRAVVAAAAMTAFVVAAFQYGLRVTLE is encoded by the coding sequence ATGAACGCGGACCGGGTGAGCGGGGCGTTGTTTCTAGCGGTGGCGGCGGTGCTGGCGGCAGGAGCGCGGGGGTTTCCGGCGGGGGTGGGTCCGCTGCCGGGGCCGGCGTTTTTCCCGTTGGTGATCGCGGCGGTGATGGCGGCGTTGGCGGTGGTGCTGCTGGCGCGGGGGCAGGCGGGTGAAGCGGCTTCGGGCGGCAGCGGGAGATTGCAGGCGACGGTGATTGGGGCGATTGCGGTTTATCTGGCGCTTTGGGGCGTAGGCGGATTCGCGCCGCGGACGGTAGTGTTCCTGACGGCGCTGCTTTGGATGTTCGGCGAACCGGTGAAGCGCGCCGTCGTGGCGGCGGCGGCGATGACGGCGTTCGTAGTGGCGGCCTTCCAATACGGACTGCGGGTGACGCTCGAATGA
- a CDS encoding SIR2 family protein: MTQANAASFDTILPRLVAAYEQGRLVPFTGAGLSAPACHLWPAMIRNLERSAGLENPAGNENLTVRALRAVNRLQARGSEYLANEVRNAIANDTHAIPPQTAALARLWWPVVLTTNYDDCYVTAFRNQYSRDVEVCGRTQDDVHYVLGAMHEPTRPILWALQGYLGGPFGQPDPRLTSEIVVGHDEYRRVAYAEPQFRRAFAEVFRSRSMLFLGSGLREPYFLDMFSEILETYGPCARPHYALVKKNELDIQFLATRFQTIVVEYDSHTDLIDRLNRLADAVAGQAFRRDRFSLALRTERHDDSAAAVHRLTVIRGPLPVPSAPAECLAVSAGGAGPSFAISDSIQAFLSTITSNLSRTQRLGAASIAKFREIDVYAVRARDDGDLRSLRVIRGATEDLLDAALEDGYRRVFMQVLAAGGGSSDIRPFDALWSFIESVRAFGTWARRHPLNPLELAIHVLDPSIYMEIARGRLDLEELLTSLDLRFWAKAVYPDGRIERQYCQELEDAPLGEFAQWIGLDPGLWQVESIPPIGSAPESGVVPVSRMRNEPLSARVLPGGTLRFTPLPQAAPALR; this comes from the coding sequence ATGACGCAGGCGAACGCCGCTTCGTTCGACACTATCCTCCCCCGCCTCGTCGCCGCGTATGAGCAAGGGCGGCTGGTTCCCTTCACCGGAGCCGGCCTCTCCGCGCCCGCCTGCCACCTGTGGCCGGCGATGATCCGCAACCTTGAGAGAAGCGCCGGTTTGGAAAATCCCGCCGGCAACGAGAATCTCACCGTCCGTGCTCTTCGTGCCGTCAACCGGCTCCAGGCCCGCGGCTCCGAATACCTGGCCAATGAAGTCCGGAATGCAATCGCGAACGACACGCACGCGATCCCGCCGCAGACCGCCGCCCTCGCCCGCCTGTGGTGGCCTGTCGTCCTCACTACCAACTACGACGACTGCTATGTGACTGCCTTCCGAAACCAATACAGCCGGGATGTCGAAGTGTGCGGGCGCACCCAGGACGACGTCCACTACGTGCTCGGCGCCATGCACGAACCCACTCGCCCCATCCTCTGGGCCCTGCAAGGCTACCTCGGCGGTCCGTTCGGCCAGCCCGACCCGCGCCTCACCTCCGAGATCGTTGTCGGCCACGACGAATACCGCCGCGTCGCCTACGCCGAACCCCAGTTTCGTCGAGCCTTCGCCGAGGTCTTCCGAAGCCGCTCCATGCTCTTCCTGGGGTCTGGCCTCCGCGAGCCCTACTTCCTCGACATGTTCAGCGAGATCCTCGAGACCTACGGACCCTGCGCCCGCCCGCACTACGCCCTCGTCAAGAAGAACGAACTTGATATCCAATTCCTCGCCACCCGCTTCCAAACCATCGTTGTCGAGTACGACTCCCACACCGACTTGATCGACCGGCTCAATCGCCTCGCCGACGCCGTCGCCGGCCAAGCCTTCCGCCGCGACCGCTTCTCGCTCGCACTCCGTACCGAGCGCCACGACGACTCGGCCGCCGCCGTTCACCGCCTCACCGTCATTCGCGGCCCCCTGCCCGTGCCTTCCGCCCCCGCCGAATGCCTCGCCGTCAGCGCCGGAGGCGCTGGCCCGTCCTTTGCCATCAGCGATAGCATCCAGGCATTCCTCTCAACGATCACATCCAATCTCAGCCGCACCCAACGGCTCGGCGCCGCCTCCATCGCCAAATTCCGCGAAATCGACGTCTATGCCGTCCGCGCCCGTGACGACGGCGACTTGCGCTCTCTTCGAGTGATCCGCGGCGCCACCGAAGACCTCCTCGACGCCGCGCTGGAAGACGGCTACCGCCGCGTGTTCATGCAGGTGCTCGCGGCCGGCGGAGGCAGCTCCGACATCCGCCCCTTTGACGCGCTCTGGTCCTTCATTGAGTCCGTCCGGGCGTTCGGAACCTGGGCCCGCCGGCACCCGCTGAACCCCCTCGAACTCGCCATCCACGTGCTCGATCCCTCCATCTATATGGAGATCGCCCGCGGCCGCCTCGACCTCGAAGAACTGCTCACCTCGCTCGACCTTCGCTTCTGGGCTAAAGCCGTCTACCCGGATGGTCGAATCGAACGGCAATACTGCCAGGAACTCGAAGACGCGCCGCTCGGCGAGTTTGCCCAATGGATCGGCCTCGATCCGGGCCTGTGGCAAGTCGAATCGATTCCACCAATAGGCTCGGCGCCCGAGTCCGGCGTCGTTCCAGTCTCACGCATGCGTAATGAACCGCTATCGGCACGGGTGCTCCCCGGCGGAACCCTCCGCTTCACGCCCCTGCCGCAGGCCGCCCCCGCCCTCCGATAG